The genomic DNA TTGTTTTTTCTTCATTATTAATGGCAATAAGTGCTATTTCAATGTTATCATCAATGTAATTAAGCAAAATGTTGTTTGATTGATGTAAATTATATTTAAGCTCTTTTTGCATTTCTTTTAATGCATCAGAAGTACATGTGATTTCTCTTTTATGTATAATTGAGTTTAGTAAGCTAATACCTAAAATGCTCATAAATGCTCCCGGAATTCCATGTCCGGTACAATCAGCAACAGCGATTAACGAAAATTGATTAACTTCTTTAGCCCAGTAAAAATCGCCTGAAACTACATCTTTGGGTCTGTATAAAATAAAACTCTGAAAGTGTAAAATTTTTAAGGGATTATAAACTGATAAGATAGTTTGTTGAATTTTATACGCATATTCAATACTATCGGTAAGTTTATCATATAAAGCTTCTATTTCATTTTTTTGGTCATTCAATTTTTCTTTTTGTGTTTTTATTATCTCTAGCTGTCTTTTTGTGATCTTAAAACGTTTTAAGATTAAATAGGTAGAAATCAGTAAAATAACTAGCATTATTGAAGTTAGAATTATAATGTAGAATTGTAGTTTTTCTTTTTCTTTACGTCGATTTATTTCAAGTTCATTTATTTTTTTATCTTTATAAAGTTGATTTATTTTTAATTGCTTTTCTTCATTTTCATATTTAGATTCGAGTTCGGCAAATGTTTTTAACTTATCATTATTAAAAAGTGTTTCTGAAAAAAGTATATGGTTGTATGCATAAGTTAAAGCTTTGCTTTTATCTCCTATTCGGTTATAAATATCTATTAATGAGTACGAAGAATAATAAAGTAAATTAGTGTCTTTTATTTCATCTGCTGTTTCATAGCCTTTTATGCTATTGTTTAAAGCGTCTTTTAGAAACCTTGATTTTAGCGTTATGTCTTTGGTAGAATCAGAATATTCTAAGTAAGCTTGACCTATATTTATAAGGCAAGATGATATTCCTTTTTTGTCATTTTTATGATTATATAATTCAAGTGCGTTTTTATAATCTATAATAGATAGGGGATAGTTTCCCAAATCAGCATTAATGTTACCTAAGCCAATATAACATAAAATAATGCCATTTGTGTCTTTCATTTGTTTAAATATATTTAGTGCTTGGGCTGTTTTTTCTATTGCTTCAGGGTAGTGTAATTTTTTTCTTTCAATTAGCGACAGGTTATATAGGGCTTGGGCTTTTATTTTGTTATAACCCTTTAAACTTGCCAAATTGTAAGCTAAATTGTAATATTTTTGGCTAATTGAACTATATTGAATACTATTGTATATATTGCCAATATTGATGTAGCTAACACATAAAAGACTTGTATCTTTATGTTCTTCGTTTATTTTAATTAGGTGTAAAGCAATATTTATAGCCTCGTCAATTTTATTTTTAGATTTATAAGTGTCAATTAGCAATGAGTAGCAATCTGTCGATAACTCATAATTATTGATAATAGCACAAAAGTTCAATGCATTTTTTAAAAATATTATGGCTTCATCGTATTGGCTTTCTCTATGGAAGTATTTAGCTATGTTGTATAAATCACGAATAAATTGCTCAATTTTTTGTTTTTTATGTTTATCATCTTGATATATCTTTTTAATATGGTAATTAATGATTGATTTGATAAGGAATTGTGCACTATCAACTTGCGATTTCTTGTAATACTTAATATATTGTTTTATATATGGTGTTACCTTATTATTAGCCTTTGTTTGCTGACCATGAATGGTCGAAAAGAAAACTAAAAACGATATTACAAATAAGTATTTCATTTCAATACAAAAGTATGTTTAAAAATAAAAGAATTAATAAAAATTCGTAAATTATAAGTAAAAAACATAAAAATACAAATAAAAGTAGTATAAAAATATAAACAAATAGCAGAAAATAATATGTGAATCGTTTTTGGGTAAATAAAATCAGCTTTACCATAAAAATAAAAAAAGATACCTTTTATTAAATCTTTATAACCTTTACTTATTTGTGTCTTTTTCCCGAAAGAATGATGTATTAATTTTATACAAACCAAAAAAAATTTTATGAAAAAGATGTTTATTATTTCGTTGACATTACTTTTAATTAGTAATGTACTTTGGAGTCAAACCATGTCAGTCGTTTATGGAAATGGCACTCCAGCTCCAGGTTTGGTTAATGAATTTAAGCAACCTAATGGATCAATAGTGCATGTTAAACTGCTTGGTGATGCTGTTATTAACTGGTTAGAAAGTATAGATGGATATAAACTAATGTTAAATGATGATGGATATCTATGTTATTCAATCCTTGATCAGGAAAATAATTTAGTAGCCTCTAACAAAGTGGCAACTGACCCTTCAATGCGAACAGCTGAAGATAATATTTTTCTTTCATCTGTTTCAAAAGAATGGTTTTATAGTAAAGAGCAAATCAGGTTAAAAAAAGAGCAAGCGGTATATGGAAAAGAAAATGTTACTAAAATGGGTGGTTTTCCAACAAAAGGAACAAGAAAGTTATTATTAATTTTAGCTCGTTTTAGTGATCAAACTTTTACTTATTCGCAATCAACTTTTAATAACCTTATGAACCAGGCAAATTATAATGGAACAGGTTCTTTCAAAGATTATTATTACGAAGTATCCTACGGACAACTTGTTGTAAACACGACGGTTACACAAGTAGTAACTTTACCTAATACAAGAGCATACTATGGTGCAAATACCGGCGGTTCAGGAACTGATATCAGACCATCACAAGCTGTAAGAGATGCTGTCATCGCTGCTAATAATGCCGGATTGGATTTTTCGCAGTTCGATAATGATGGAGATGGTTATGTTGATTTAGTAGCTGTTATTCACTCGGGTACTGGTGAGGAAGCTACGGGAAATACTTCGGATATTTGGTCACACAATTGGGCATTACAATATGGAGCAGGAACTGTTTATGTTGATGGAAAATATGTGAATAACTATACACTTCAACCTGAAAAATATACCTCATCAACTATTACAAGTATTGGTGTTATTTGTCATGAATTTGGACATGCTTTAGGCTTGCCCGATTTTTATGATACCGATAATTCCACCGGAGGTTACTATCAAGGTACTTATTATTGGGATATTATGGCAGCAGGTTCATGGTTAAATAATGGGACAAAACCTGCACATCATAATGCATGGAGTAAGGTTTACCTGGGATGGGTTTCGCCTGTTACATTATCATCAGCTCAAAACATAACAGCTTCAAATGTTGAACAAAACAAACAAATATATAAGGTTTTAACCACAACTACCAATGATTATTTTTTGATAGAAAATCGTCAACGTATTGGTTTTGATACATATTTGCCAGGCAAAGGATTGTTAATTTACCATATTCACCCACAAATGACAAGTTATATTAGTTCTAATAGTGTAAATACAACTCATCCACAACGAGTATATATTGTAAATGCCGGATATGCCAATGATCCTAAACAAAATGGTTCTTATGGCGAAATGTATTCACCTTCGGTGCCTTTTCCTGGTACAGGCAATAAAACTATGCTTACCGATGCCACAACACCAAATATGAAGTCCTGGGCAAATAATAATACCAATAAGCCAATTACTAATATTGTTGAAAACTCCTCAACAAAACAAGTTAGCTTTAGCTTTATGGGTGGAGGAAGTAGTGGAGGTTCGACTCCAACTGTAACCACTACTGCCGTTACAAATTTGA from Bacteroidales bacterium includes the following:
- a CDS encoding M6 family metalloprotease domain-containing protein, whose product is MKKMFIISLTLLLISNVLWSQTMSVVYGNGTPAPGLVNEFKQPNGSIVHVKLLGDAVINWLESIDGYKLMLNDDGYLCYSILDQENNLVASNKVATDPSMRTAEDNIFLSSVSKEWFYSKEQIRLKKEQAVYGKENVTKMGGFPTKGTRKLLLILARFSDQTFTYSQSTFNNLMNQANYNGTGSFKDYYYEVSYGQLVVNTTVTQVVTLPNTRAYYGANTGGSGTDIRPSQAVRDAVIAANNAGLDFSQFDNDGDGYVDLVAVIHSGTGEEATGNTSDIWSHNWALQYGAGTVYVDGKYVNNYTLQPEKYTSSTITSIGVICHEFGHALGLPDFYDTDNSTGGYYQGTYYWDIMAAGSWLNNGTKPAHHNAWSKVYLGWVSPVTLSSAQNITASNVEQNKQIYKVLTTTTNDYFLIENRQRIGFDTYLPGKGLLIYHIHPQMTSYISSNSVNTTHPQRVYIVNAGYANDPKQNGSYGEMYSPSVPFPGTGNKTMLTDATTPNMKSWANNNTNKPITNIVENSSTKQVSFSFMGGGSSGGSTPTVTTTAVTNLTSTTVTLNGTVKANNNTVSVQFLLGTSSSNLSYTFNANPSSVTGTTTTSVNCNLIQLTPGTTYYYRVKVTYNGSTVLGSILNFTTPTTTASAPVVTTTSPTNVTSSTATLNGQVNAKGLSTTVKFLLWTSSNVSSPWEYNASPSTVSGSTTTNVSISLTGFSASTTYYYKVVATSSAGTTNGNTISFTTPVSGGSTSSLPLVTSTTPSVTSSTTAIGGGNVSSQGTASVTQRGVCWNTTGNPTINDLRSINGSGTGSYSANLTGLQPNTTYYVRAYATNTYGTAYGNQVTIHTPASKSMLSAQPNNEEWQVYPNPTTGFVTFNNIEVGATIRVYSIEGKLCKTFQINNNENTIDLTSFENGIYLLEYSVNDIKQTKKIVISK